In the Oncorhynchus nerka isolate Pitt River unplaced genomic scaffold, Oner_Uvic_2.0 unplaced_scaffold_1597, whole genome shotgun sequence genome, one interval contains:
- the LOC135568444 gene encoding histone deacetylase 4-like, producing the protein MDGVVGNVVLASGSQNGFAVVRPPGHHAEESTPMGFCYFNSVAIAARLLQQRLNVCKILIVDWDVHHGNGTQQAFYDDPNVLYLSLHRYDDGNFFPGSGAPDEVGSGPGVGFNVNMAFTGGLEPPMGDAEYLAAFRSVVMPIANEFAPDVVLVSSGFDAVEGHPPPLGGYTLTSKCFGYLTRQLMTLAEGRVVLALEGGHDLMAICDASEACVSALLGNQLVPLPQTLLEQRPNQNAVCSIEKVIETHSKYWRSMQRGSPRLGLSVLEAQRGDSEEAETVSAMASLSVANKQSRSEEEPMEEEAPL; encoded by the exons ATGGATGGAGTTGTGGGTAATGTAGTTCTTGCATCTGGTTCCCAGAACGGCTTTGCTGTGGTTCGACCCCCTGGACACCATGCAGAAGAGAGCACTCCCATGGGCTTCTGCTACTTTAACTCAGTAGCCATCGCAGCCCGGCTGCTCCAACAGAGACTCAACGTCTGCAAGATCCTCATAGTAGACTGG GATGTTCACCATGGCAACGGGACCCAGCAGGCATTTTACGACGACCCCAACGTGCTGTACCTGTCTCTCCATCGATACGACGATGGAAACTTCTTCCCTGGCAGCGGAGCACCCGATGAG GTGGGCAGTGGTCCAGGAGTAGGTTTTAACGTTAACATGGCCTTCACTGGGGGGCTGGAGCCACCTATGGGAGATGCAGAGTACCTGGCAGCCTTCAG gTCTGTGGTGATGCCCATAGCTAATGAATTTGCTCCTGACGTGGTGCTGGTGTCCTCAGGCTTCGACGCTGTCGAGGGTCACCCTCCTCCCCTAGGCGGTTACACCCTCACCTCCAAAT GTTTTGGGTACCTGACGCGTCAGCTGATGACCCTGGCGGAGGGTCGCGTGGTGCTGGCATTGGAGGGAGGTCACGACCTCATGGCCATCTGTGACGCCTCCGAGGCCTGCGTCTCCGCTCTGCTGGGCAACCag CTGGTTCCTCTCCCTCAGACGCTTCTGGAGCAGAGACCCAACCAGAATGCTGTGTGCTCCATAGAGAAGGTTATAGAAACACACA gTAAGTACTGGCGCTCCATGCAGCGTGGCTCCCCCAGGCTGGGCCTGTCTGTGCTGGAGGCTCAGAGAGGAGACTCGGAGGAGGCTGAGACCGTCAGCGCcatggcctctctctctgtggccaaCAAACAGAG CAGGTCGGAGGAGGAACCCATGGAGGAGGAAGCACCATTATAG